The proteins below come from a single Tenuifilum thalassicum genomic window:
- a CDS encoding DUF6340 family protein: MRYYNLILFLALLTSCIPYKKISIEYYDKPSINLNPNSRNITILTNFHLRDTSSKLGKLDWYLDSVSSVEATMALSDLLERSPVFENNSFNSQSIIRTDTNKVILPLKWSILDSICQKEESSLVISLEYLKVRPTFETYPVWRTDYKEYYGFLDVTLYAYWRIYDVSSRKIALGKLFTDTLSWEQYDWIEVTPGNQLPGVFEACAYAGAYTGEKFSEQLAPQWKQGERVVFVPFGNALMDKAYSFAVKGQWIEAASIWQKLSSSSNQKLAAQASFNMALASEMNGKFELAITWLNEAKKKHPSISHINSYMKLLKERVENNK, from the coding sequence ATGAGATACTATAATCTAATACTTTTCTTGGCCCTTCTAACGTCTTGTATTCCATACAAGAAAATAAGTATTGAGTACTATGATAAGCCTTCGATTAATTTAAACCCTAATAGTAGGAATATAACAATTCTTACAAACTTCCATTTACGCGATACATCATCAAAACTTGGAAAATTAGATTGGTATCTCGATAGCGTTTCATCGGTAGAAGCAACAATGGCATTAAGCGATTTGCTTGAGAGGTCACCTGTCTTTGAGAATAATTCTTTTAACTCTCAATCAATTATCCGTACCGACACAAATAAAGTGATTCTGCCTCTCAAATGGAGCATACTTGATAGTATTTGCCAAAAAGAGGAAAGTTCACTTGTTATTTCGCTTGAATATTTAAAAGTACGTCCCACTTTCGAAACATATCCAGTATGGAGAACCGATTACAAGGAATATTACGGCTTCCTTGATGTAACTCTATATGCCTACTGGAGGATATACGATGTTAGTTCCAGAAAAATAGCATTGGGTAAGCTTTTTACCGACACCCTTTCATGGGAGCAGTACGACTGGATTGAGGTTACACCAGGAAACCAGCTTCCTGGCGTATTTGAAGCATGCGCTTACGCCGGAGCCTATACTGGAGAAAAATTTTCTGAACAGCTTGCCCCACAATGGAAACAAGGAGAGCGAGTCGTATTTGTCCCTTTTGGAAATGCACTAATGGATAAGGCATACTCTTTTGCAGTCAAAGGTCAATGGATTGAAGCAGCATCAATTTGGCAAAAGCTCTCATCAAGTTCCAACCAAAAACTGGCAGCTCAAGCATCCTTTAACATGGCCTTGGCAAGCGAAATGAACGGAAAGTTCGAATTGGCAATTACTTGGTTAAATGAAGCCAAAAAGAAACATCCAAGCATTTCACATATAAACAGTTACATGAAATTACTTAAAGAAAGAGTAGAAAACAATAAATAG
- a CDS encoding DUF4295 domain-containing protein, with product MAKKTVASLQKGTKDRVKCIKMVKSPKTGAYIFKEEMMDKSQSAEFFKQK from the coding sequence ATGGCTAAGAAAACAGTTGCTTCACTTCAGAAAGGCACAAAAGACCGCGTTAAATGCATAAAGATGGTTAAATCACCTAAAACAGGTGCTTACATCTTTAAAGAAGAAATGATGGATAAATCTCAATCAGCAGAATTCTTCAAGCAAAAATAG
- the rimO gene encoding 30S ribosomal protein S12 methylthiotransferase RimO: MKKKINIVTLGCSKNIVDSELLMHQLSLGNWEVVHDSNDTSAKVVVINTCGFIGDAKEESVNTILDFVNAKKNGFVDKVYVMGCLSQRYKKDLMNEIPEVDGFYGVSDLPQILKELNTEHNHRALVERKLTTPSHYAYLKISEGCNWGCSYCAIPLIRGKHISRTIESLVEEATILAQKGVKELIVIAQDTTYYGLDIYGERKISELLNKLSRIDGIEWIRLHYAYPFGFPDELIEEIRSNPKICKYLDIPLQHINSEVLRMMRRGVDRTETVRLINKIRNRIPDIAIRTTFLIGHPGETPEAFNELIDFIKAFRFDRVGVFEYSEEEDTYAAINYTDSIPAEEKQRRAEQLMAVQQEISFDLNKEKIGKQFRVIVDRLEGDYFICRTEYDSPEVDQEVLVNASNIPSSGIAPGDFKEVIITDALEYDLYGEFI; encoded by the coding sequence ATGAAGAAAAAGATTAATATTGTCACCTTAGGGTGTTCCAAAAATATTGTGGATTCCGAGCTGCTTATGCACCAGCTTTCGCTTGGAAATTGGGAGGTCGTTCACGATTCTAACGATACATCTGCTAAAGTAGTTGTTATTAACACATGTGGTTTTATTGGCGATGCCAAAGAGGAGTCGGTTAACACCATACTCGATTTTGTAAACGCCAAGAAAAATGGCTTTGTAGACAAGGTGTATGTAATGGGATGCCTTTCACAGCGATATAAAAAAGACCTAATGAATGAAATTCCTGAGGTTGATGGTTTTTATGGTGTATCGGATTTACCTCAAATTTTAAAGGAGCTAAATACGGAGCATAACCATAGGGCGCTAGTTGAACGCAAGCTTACAACACCTAGCCATTATGCCTACCTTAAAATTTCGGAAGGTTGTAACTGGGGCTGCTCATATTGTGCCATTCCTCTAATAAGAGGCAAGCATATATCAAGAACCATAGAATCGCTGGTTGAAGAGGCAACAATACTGGCCCAAAAAGGTGTTAAGGAGCTAATTGTTATTGCACAGGATACCACCTACTATGGGCTAGACATTTATGGGGAACGCAAAATATCGGAACTTCTTAATAAGCTAAGTAGAATTGATGGAATTGAGTGGATTAGGCTGCACTACGCCTACCCATTTGGTTTTCCTGATGAACTCATAGAAGAAATTCGTTCAAATCCCAAAATATGTAAGTATCTTGATATTCCTTTGCAGCATATAAATTCTGAAGTTCTAAGGATGATGCGGCGGGGAGTTGACCGTACCGAAACTGTAAGGTTGATAAATAAAATTAGGAACCGTATTCCCGATATTGCTATTCGAACTACTTTCCTTATAGGGCATCCAGGTGAAACCCCGGAAGCCTTTAATGAGCTAATCGACTTTATTAAAGCATTCCGATTTGATCGTGTAGGAGTGTTTGAGTATTCCGAAGAGGAGGATACCTATGCCGCAATAAATTACACCGATTCGATTCCGGCTGAAGAGAAACAACGACGCGCCGAGCAGCTAATGGCTGTTCAACAAGAAATTTCATTCGATTTAAATAAAGAAAAAATTGGTAAACAGTTTAGAGTTATTGTCGACAGGCTTGAAGGTGATTATTTCATCTGTAGAACAGAATACGATTCTCCAGAAGTAGACCAAGAAGTTCTGGTAAATGCCTCAAATATTCCAAGCTCAGGAATAGCTCCTGGAGACTTCAAGGAGGTCATAATCACTGATGCATTGGAATACGATCTTTATGGCGAATTTATTTAA
- the fabG gene encoding 3-oxoacyl-[acyl-carrier-protein] reductase has protein sequence MKLLEGKTGLVTGAARGIGRAIALAFAREGANVAFTDIAYDENMKSLEEELSSLGVKAKGYASDAGDFENSQKIVDEIAKDFGRIDILVNNAGITRDTLLMRMTEEQWDLVIKVNLKSVFNLTKAVQKYMLKQKSGSIINMSSVVGVSGNAGQANYAASKAGIIGFTKSVARELGSRNIRCNAIAPGFIITEMTHKLPDEVREDWIKKIPLHRGGTPEDVANVCVFLGSDLSSYVSGQVINVCGAMNT, from the coding sequence ATGAAGTTACTTGAAGGAAAAACTGGATTGGTTACTGGTGCTGCCCGTGGTATTGGCCGTGCCATAGCCCTAGCGTTTGCTCGCGAAGGAGCAAATGTAGCTTTTACCGACATTGCATACGATGAGAATATGAAATCGCTTGAAGAGGAGCTTAGCTCTTTAGGAGTGAAGGCTAAGGGATATGCTTCTGACGCTGGCGATTTTGAGAATTCACAAAAAATAGTTGATGAGATAGCTAAGGATTTTGGTCGAATTGATATTCTAGTTAACAATGCTGGTATTACACGCGATACCCTTCTGATGCGTATGACCGAAGAGCAGTGGGATTTGGTTATTAAGGTTAACCTAAAATCAGTGTTTAACCTTACTAAGGCTGTACAAAAATACATGCTAAAGCAAAAGAGTGGCTCCATTATCAACATGAGCTCTGTTGTTGGCGTATCTGGGAATGCTGGTCAAGCTAACTATGCAGCATCAAAAGCAGGAATTATTGGATTTACTAAATCTGTAGCTCGTGAACTTGGTTCAAGAAATATCCGTTGCAATGCCATTGCACCTGGTTTCATTATTACCGAAATGACACACAAACTTCCTGACGAAGTGCGTGAAGACTGGATAAAGAAGATTCCACTTCATCGTGGCGGTACCCCCGAAGATGTTGCTAATGTTTGCGTTTTCCTTGGCTCAGACCTCTCTTCATATGTTAGCGGCCAGGTAATAAACGTTTGTGGTGCCATGAACACCTAA
- the rpmB gene encoding 50S ribosomal protein L28, translating to MSRVCQLTGKKVMVGNNVSHSKRRTKRRFLPNLKTKRFYLESEDRWITLRVSAAAMRTIDKLGLENALKKFEKKGQI from the coding sequence ATGTCAAGAGTTTGTCAACTAACTGGGAAAAAAGTAATGGTAGGAAACAACGTTTCCCACTCTAAGAGAAGAACAAAACGTAGATTCCTACCAAATCTAAAAACCAAAAGGTTTTATCTTGAAAGTGAAGACCGTTGGATTACATTAAGGGTAAGCGCAGCTGCTATGAGAACTATAGACAAGCTAGGATTAGAAAATGCCCTTAAAAAATTCGAAAAAAAAGGTCAAATCTAA
- a CDS encoding DUF6588 family protein: MKKFKGLVLASILLVPIATFSQEDVVDFLSGSLNDANKLSKAYLEPFGKSLGMSLNSGWYNSANPHGLLGFDITFTMPITIPVSSDKTFNINDLNLEYWEVKTGSSSTTPTVVGGKSSSTVLTDKLSGTAELNVPGGANLQFIPAPIIQVAKGLPFNTEIVGRYFPKVNISGVGNFGLWGIGIKNEFKEYIPFFKRLPFSMSVFVGYTQFTSTFDINKAQKQKLEFKSSGYTARLLVSKSIPVLTVYGGLGYNHSKTDISVLGTYNTADLGTLTDPISLNFANNGFAANLGLRLKLAILAFHFDYSLGEYGIFNAGVGINFR; this comes from the coding sequence ATGAAAAAATTTAAAGGATTAGTGCTTGCTTCCATACTTCTTGTGCCTATTGCCACTTTCTCACAAGAGGATGTTGTGGATTTTCTTTCTGGAAGCCTTAACGATGCTAACAAGCTAAGCAAAGCGTATTTGGAACCCTTTGGAAAAAGCTTAGGAATGAGTTTGAACTCTGGTTGGTATAATTCAGCCAACCCTCACGGACTTCTTGGTTTTGATATTACTTTTACCATGCCAATAACAATTCCAGTTTCATCTGACAAAACCTTTAATATCAATGATTTAAACTTAGAATACTGGGAAGTTAAAACAGGAAGCAGCAGCACAACGCCCACAGTAGTTGGAGGTAAATCTAGTTCCACGGTTCTAACCGATAAGCTATCGGGAACAGCCGAACTTAATGTGCCTGGTGGTGCTAACCTGCAATTTATCCCTGCTCCAATTATTCAGGTTGCTAAAGGCCTCCCGTTTAATACTGAAATAGTAGGTAGGTATTTTCCTAAGGTTAACATTTCTGGAGTTGGCAATTTCGGATTATGGGGGATTGGTATAAAAAATGAGTTCAAGGAGTATATCCCATTTTTTAAACGACTACCGTTTAGCATGTCTGTTTTTGTTGGATATACACAGTTCACATCTACTTTCGATATAAATAAAGCTCAAAAGCAAAAACTTGAATTCAAATCATCGGGATACACTGCTCGACTATTGGTTTCTAAGTCAATTCCTGTTCTTACAGTTTATGGTGGGCTTGGGTATAATCACTCTAAAACCGATATCTCTGTTCTAGGAACTTATAACACAGCCGATTTGGGAACTTTAACCGATCCCATTTCTTTAAACTTTGCGAACAATGGTTTTGCTGCCAATCTTGGACTAAGGCTTAAGTTGGCCATATTGGCTTTCCATTTCGACTATTCATTAGGAGAGTACGGAATATTTAATGCTGGTGTTGGAATTAATTTTAGATAA
- a CDS encoding PAS domain S-box protein — protein MKIRMRLRLKLLLAIISVTIIIFWASISFLTNSVDEFTRNNIHNYIKATTEKYANEIRVTLDGKFNMAKALAHGFYNYSEYTPEQIKSNTLNHLYGIALENPDILSVWASWEYKAIDPNWENPYGRVRLTYLWENGELKKLEEDLNLDGDNTKSLYYILKTQKREALVDPYWFTYTGSNKKVLETSICVPLVKDSLFSALFGFDIELTYYQKLVNEIKPYNNSFAVLISENGTIVAHPDSSVVGIFADSVLQNGKLILSELKKDNEFSTNVIIENNNYYVSFSSFKISNAPEKWHLGIYVPEDVIEGQIVYLTRISRMVMLLGLLILALIIWFIAFSITRPLVKATNVLSDLSLGKIDPTKKLSINSGDEIEDIGNSINILIDSLDKTAHFAKEIGKGNLNASYQKLSDNDVLGEALLEMRKSLEHAKKIDEERKLEESKNRWFNEGVAKFAEILRRNNDDLADFSYDIIYNLTKYVDATIGAIFLINDDDPQDKFIELMATYAYERRKYEEKKINIGEGLVGRCVQEAETIYMTEVPKGYFKIASGLGEQEPSTLLLVPMKVNDVVFGVIEMASFEPIEDYKINFITKIGENIAATISSVKINIKTAKLLEESKLKSEELAAQEEEMRQNMEELQATQEESARKSAEMQSLINALHSSSYVIEYDINGNVINVNEAYLALTGQNEKDIIGTHHADNLQMTEEQKSNYQRFWQDLRNGIIKKETSKVSIGGKTFTFIETYSPIYDENRKVIKILKIAHNITDFINEENDKRKKKGK, from the coding sequence ATGAAAATAAGAATGCGCCTCAGGCTAAAACTTTTGCTTGCAATAATTAGCGTAACAATAATAATATTCTGGGCAAGCATTTCGTTTTTGACTAACAGTGTTGACGAATTTACCCGTAACAATATTCATAATTATATAAAAGCAACAACCGAAAAATATGCCAATGAAATTAGGGTTACCCTTGATGGTAAGTTCAACATGGCAAAAGCTCTAGCTCATGGTTTTTATAACTATTCAGAATACACACCTGAACAAATTAAAAGTAATACACTTAATCACCTATATGGTATTGCATTAGAGAATCCTGATATCTTATCGGTATGGGCGAGTTGGGAGTACAAAGCAATAGATCCAAATTGGGAAAATCCATACGGTAGAGTTAGATTAACCTACCTATGGGAAAATGGTGAACTTAAAAAGCTGGAAGAAGATCTAAATCTTGATGGTGATAATACTAAAAGCCTTTACTACATACTTAAAACACAAAAGCGTGAAGCACTTGTTGATCCCTACTGGTTTACTTACACTGGTAGTAATAAAAAAGTTTTAGAAACAAGTATATGTGTACCTCTTGTTAAAGATAGCCTTTTTTCGGCTCTTTTTGGCTTTGATATTGAATTAACTTATTATCAAAAATTGGTAAACGAAATAAAACCTTATAATAATAGTTTTGCTGTCTTAATTTCTGAAAATGGAACAATTGTAGCTCATCCCGATTCATCTGTGGTTGGTATTTTTGCCGATTCAGTTCTCCAGAATGGAAAATTAATACTTTCTGAGCTCAAAAAGGATAATGAGTTTTCTACAAATGTAATTATTGAAAATAACAATTATTATGTAAGTTTCAGTTCCTTTAAAATATCAAATGCTCCAGAAAAATGGCATCTTGGAATTTACGTTCCTGAAGATGTTATTGAAGGCCAAATAGTTTATTTAACGCGAATATCCAGAATGGTTATGCTTCTGGGCTTACTGATTCTAGCATTAATTATTTGGTTTATAGCCTTTAGCATAACTAGACCATTGGTTAAGGCTACTAACGTTCTTAGCGATCTTTCCCTTGGTAAAATCGACCCTACCAAAAAATTATCAATAAATTCTGGTGATGAGATTGAAGATATTGGCAATTCAATAAACATTCTTATTGATAGTCTTGATAAAACCGCTCATTTTGCTAAAGAGATTGGCAAAGGGAATCTTAATGCTTCATATCAAAAGTTAAGCGATAATGATGTGCTTGGCGAAGCACTGCTAGAAATGCGTAAAAGTTTAGAACATGCTAAAAAGATTGATGAAGAGCGAAAGTTGGAAGAAAGTAAAAACAGATGGTTTAATGAAGGTGTTGCTAAGTTTGCAGAGATTTTACGTAGGAATAACGATGATTTAGCAGATTTCTCGTATGACATTATATACAATCTTACAAAGTACGTTGATGCGACCATCGGGGCTATATTTCTAATTAACGATGATGACCCACAGGATAAATTTATTGAGCTGATGGCAACCTACGCCTATGAACGAAGGAAATACGAGGAAAAGAAGATAAATATTGGGGAAGGTTTAGTGGGACGATGTGTACAAGAAGCTGAAACTATTTACATGACCGAGGTTCCTAAAGGATACTTTAAAATAGCTTCTGGTTTAGGCGAACAAGAACCCTCTACCCTTTTGCTTGTTCCCATGAAGGTTAATGATGTTGTTTTTGGTGTAATTGAAATGGCTTCATTTGAGCCTATTGAGGATTACAAGATAAACTTTATAACAAAGATTGGCGAAAATATTGCAGCTACCATCTCGAGTGTGAAAATCAATATTAAAACCGCAAAACTCCTCGAAGAATCCAAATTAAAATCTGAAGAGCTTGCTGCCCAAGAAGAGGAAATGAGACAGAACATGGAGGAACTTCAGGCAACCCAGGAAGAATCTGCAAGAAAATCGGCCGAGATGCAAAGCCTAATTAATGCGTTGCACTCTTCGAGCTATGTTATTGAGTATGATATTAACGGAAATGTTATAAATGTAAATGAAGCATACCTAGCCTTAACAGGGCAAAATGAAAAGGATATCATTGGTACTCATCATGCGGATAACCTGCAAATGACCGAGGAGCAAAAAAGTAATTACCAGCGTTTCTGGCAAGATCTAAGAAATGGTATTATCAAGAAGGAAACGTCTAAAGTTTCAATCGGTGGTAAAACCTTCACTTTCATTGAGACATACTCCCCTATTTATGACGAGAATAGAAAGGTAATCAAGATTTTAAAAATTGCTCATAACATCACCGATTTTATTAATGAAGAGAACGATAAAAGAAAGAAAAAAGGAAAGTAG
- a CDS encoding competence/damage-inducible protein A: MKAAIITIGDELLIGQVVDTNSAWLAEKLTELGFTITTIVTIPDEATAIKAAISSLIDKNGFIITTGGLGPTSDDITKQTLTDLYGGELVLHEESLRNIEHLFSKRGIPVTETNKKQALVPSSCLPLVNRYGTAPGMLFETKDHILVTLPGVPFEMKGIFNDELLPFLNKRLQHQKLSRVTINTFGIPESFLSDKLADFEKELKANDVKIAYLPSPSGIRIRLTSKSKDKLTFFAEELQKRLGEHVFGLNDDTLPKIVSERLRKEKKVLAVAESCTGGYLSHLITKIPGSSDIFNGGIVAYSNEIKHRVLGVPVSIMENHGAVSKETVNAMLDGVFKVYNSDIAVAISGIAGPTGATPGKPLGTTWIGVASKTKRVVKLYTFGNLREINIQRASYTALFEVLKLL; encoded by the coding sequence ATGAAGGCTGCAATCATAACAATCGGAGACGAACTCCTTATTGGACAGGTAGTAGATACCAATTCTGCATGGCTGGCAGAAAAACTCACAGAATTAGGATTCACCATTACAACCATTGTAACTATTCCAGATGAAGCAACTGCGATTAAAGCGGCAATTAGCTCATTAATAGATAAAAACGGCTTTATAATTACGACTGGAGGACTAGGACCTACTAGTGATGATATAACTAAACAAACCCTTACCGATTTATACGGGGGAGAGCTTGTGCTTCATGAAGAATCGTTACGCAATATTGAACATCTTTTCAGCAAAAGGGGCATACCAGTTACTGAAACCAATAAAAAACAAGCTTTAGTGCCATCATCATGTTTACCTTTAGTTAACCGGTATGGCACTGCTCCAGGAATGCTTTTTGAAACAAAGGATCATATTTTGGTTACGCTTCCAGGCGTACCATTCGAAATGAAAGGAATTTTTAATGATGAACTTCTTCCATTTCTAAATAAAAGGTTACAGCATCAGAAACTTTCTAGGGTTACCATAAATACTTTCGGCATTCCCGAGTCATTCCTTTCTGATAAACTAGCTGATTTTGAAAAAGAACTTAAAGCCAACGATGTTAAAATAGCCTATCTACCCAGTCCATCGGGTATAAGAATTAGGCTTACCTCAAAAAGCAAAGACAAGTTGACTTTCTTTGCTGAAGAGCTTCAAAAGAGACTTGGAGAGCACGTTTTCGGCTTAAATGACGATACTCTCCCTAAAATTGTTTCTGAAAGACTCAGAAAAGAAAAAAAGGTGTTAGCCGTAGCCGAAAGTTGTACTGGTGGATACCTATCACATCTTATAACCAAGATTCCAGGTAGTTCCGATATTTTTAACGGTGGCATTGTTGCTTATTCTAACGAGATAAAACATCGGGTGCTTGGTGTACCCGTTTCTATTATGGAAAACCATGGTGCCGTTAGCAAAGAAACCGTTAACGCTATGCTCGATGGGGTTTTTAAGGTTTATAACTCCGACATAGCTGTTGCTATTTCTGGCATTGCAGGCCCAACAGGTGCAACCCCAGGGAAACCTCTTGGAACCACATGGATTGGCGTAGCCTCTAAAACTAAACGAGTGGTTAAACTGTACACATTTGGTAATTTAAGAGAGATAAATATTCAAAGGGCATCATATACTGCTCTATTTGAAGTTCTTAAGTTACTTTGA
- the ftsY gene encoding signal recognition particle-docking protein FtsY: MGVINLFGSGKESSNDNSLDQGLAKTKENLFKRISRAVAGKTKVDDDVLDDLEESLISADVGVETTLRIIERIQKRAKEEKYLNTSELNNILKSEILSMLAENTAPESKDPVQATKPYVIMVVGVNGVGKTTTIGKLAYMFKNQGKKVLLGAADTFRAAAVDQLTIWAERVDVPIVKQQMGADPASVAFDTLKSAVSNDIDVVIIDTAGRLHNKVNLMNELSKIRRVMQKLLPDAPHEVLLVLDGSTGQNAFMQAKEFTSATDVTAMALTKLDGTAKGGVVLGISDQFKIPVKYIGVGEKMTDLKIFDRTEFVESLFRNV; this comes from the coding sequence ATGGGAGTTATTAATTTATTCGGCTCTGGTAAAGAATCCTCAAATGATAATTCACTTGATCAAGGATTGGCTAAAACTAAGGAGAATCTTTTTAAGCGAATATCTAGAGCAGTAGCAGGAAAAACAAAAGTCGACGATGATGTTTTAGACGATTTGGAAGAGAGCCTAATTTCTGCTGATGTTGGTGTTGAAACCACACTCAGGATAATTGAAAGGATTCAAAAACGCGCTAAAGAGGAGAAATACCTTAACACATCGGAGCTTAATAATATTCTGAAGTCCGAAATATTATCGATGCTTGCTGAGAACACAGCACCTGAATCTAAAGATCCCGTGCAAGCTACAAAGCCTTATGTTATAATGGTTGTAGGTGTAAATGGTGTTGGAAAAACGACAACCATTGGAAAGCTGGCATACATGTTCAAGAATCAGGGTAAAAAGGTTTTACTTGGTGCAGCTGACACTTTTCGTGCAGCCGCTGTCGATCAGCTAACCATTTGGGCCGAAAGGGTAGATGTACCTATTGTTAAACAGCAAATGGGAGCCGATCCGGCATCCGTTGCATTTGATACCCTAAAATCTGCAGTATCTAACGATATCGATGTTGTAATTATTGATACTGCTGGCCGTTTGCACAACAAGGTAAACCTAATGAACGAGCTTTCTAAAATTCGTAGGGTAATGCAAAAGTTACTTCCCGATGCGCCACACGAGGTTCTGCTTGTTCTGGATGGTTCAACTGGCCAGAATGCATTTATGCAGGCCAAGGAGTTTACCTCAGCAACCGATGTTACTGCAATGGCCCTAACCAAACTCGATGGAACTGCTAAGGGTGGGGTTGTGCTAGGAATTTCAGACCAGTTCAAGATTCCTGTTAAATACATTGGTGTGGGAGAGAAAATGACCGATTTAAAAATTTTTGATAGAACAGAATTTGTTGAGTCCCTCTTCCGTAACGTTTAG
- the tpx gene encoding thiol peroxidase produces the protein MKTITFGGNPVTLVNEQVNEGDKAPDFNAIDNSLKPVKLSDFKGKVKLISVFPSIDTSVCSVQNHKFNDAASSYGDKVAFIAISNDLPFALKRFCGAEGINNLVTLSDHRDVEFGTNYGFLIKELRLLARGVVIIDKDDVVRYVEYVPEITQEPNYDAALNALKELV, from the coding sequence ATGAAAACAATAACTTTCGGTGGCAACCCAGTTACTCTTGTTAATGAGCAAGTTAATGAAGGAGACAAAGCTCCTGATTTTAATGCAATTGACAATTCGCTAAAACCCGTGAAACTAAGCGACTTTAAGGGTAAGGTTAAGCTAATTTCAGTTTTCCCATCTATTGACACCAGCGTATGCTCAGTTCAAAATCATAAATTTAACGATGCAGCATCGAGTTATGGAGATAAAGTTGCTTTTATAGCCATTTCAAACGATTTGCCCTTTGCTCTTAAGCGCTTTTGCGGAGCTGAAGGAATTAACAATCTTGTTACACTTTCCGACCATAGGGATGTAGAATTTGGAACCAATTATGGTTTTTTGATAAAAGAATTGCGCTTGCTTGCTCGTGGAGTCGTGATTATTGATAAAGACGATGTAGTTCGGTACGTTGAATATGTTCCGGAAATTACTCAAGAACCAAACTATGATGCTGCGCTTAATGCTTTAAAAGAATTGGTTTAA
- the rpmG gene encoding 50S ribosomal protein L33, producing the protein MAKKGNRVQVILECTEHKESGMPGTSRYITTKNKKNTPDRLERRKYNPILKRVTLHREIK; encoded by the coding sequence ATGGCAAAGAAAGGTAATAGAGTACAAGTGATATTAGAGTGTACTGAGCACAAGGAGAGTGGTATGCCAGGAACATCTAGGTATATTACCACCAAAAATAAAAAGAATACCCCTGATAGGTTAGAGCGTCGCAAATATAATCCTATTCTTAAAAGGGTAACACTACATCGTGAAATCAAATAA